The Oxalobacteraceae bacterium OTU3CINTB1 genome includes a window with the following:
- the rpmG gene encoding 50S ribosomal protein L33 — translation MAKTGRDKIKLESTAGTGFFYTTTKNKRTTPAKMEIMKFDPKARKHVMFKETKIK, via the coding sequence ATGGCAAAAACTGGCCGCGACAAAATCAAACTGGAATCGACCGCAGGCACGGGTTTCTTCTACACCACCACCAAGAACAAGCGCACCACGCCTGCTAAAATGGAGATCATGAAGTTCGATCCTAAAGCACGCAAGCACGTCATGTTCAAAGAAACCAAGATCAAGTAA
- the rpmB gene encoding 50S ribosomal protein L28, producing the protein MARVCQVTGKKPMVGNNVSHANNKTKRRFLPNLQNRRIFVESENRWVSLRLSNAGLRVIDKVGIDAVLTDMRARGEKV; encoded by the coding sequence ATGGCACGTGTTTGCCAAGTTACTGGGAAGAAGCCGATGGTCGGCAACAATGTTTCCCACGCAAACAACAAAACCAAACGTCGTTTCCTGCCTAACCTGCAGAACCGTCGTATTTTTGTTGAATCTGAAAACCGCTGGGTTTCCCTGCGTCTGTCCAACGCTGGTCTGCGCGTCATCGACAAGGTCGGCATCGATGCCGTCCTGACCGACATGCGCGCCCGTGGCGAAAAAGTCTAA
- the radC gene encoding DNA repair protein RadC — MTINDWPAERRPRERLIREGASALSDAELLAVFLRIGVPGQDAVQLAQHMVHHFGSLQRLFGASLKEFSAIHGLGPAKFAQLQAVMELARRAMLEEVRCGTALGSPRAVKEYLLLLFSGKPFESFHVLFLDVKNRLIDSKELFRGTLTHTSVYPREVVKEALARNAASVMLAHNHPSGTPDPSESDLLLTRALVQALGLVDIRILDHFVVAGHQVHSFAEHGQM, encoded by the coding sequence ATGACGATCAATGATTGGCCGGCCGAACGCCGTCCGCGCGAGCGACTGATCCGCGAAGGCGCGAGCGCCCTGTCGGATGCGGAATTGCTGGCGGTGTTCCTGCGCATCGGCGTGCCCGGGCAGGACGCGGTACAACTGGCCCAGCACATGGTGCACCATTTTGGATCACTGCAGCGACTGTTCGGCGCCAGCCTGAAGGAGTTCTCGGCGATCCACGGCCTGGGACCGGCCAAGTTCGCCCAGCTGCAAGCGGTGATGGAGCTGGCGCGCCGGGCCATGCTGGAGGAAGTGCGATGCGGCACCGCACTCGGATCGCCGCGCGCGGTGAAGGAATATCTGCTGCTTCTATTTAGCGGCAAACCCTTCGAATCGTTCCACGTGCTGTTCCTGGATGTCAAAAACCGCCTGATCGACAGCAAGGAATTGTTTCGCGGCACCTTGACCCACACCAGCGTCTATCCGCGCGAGGTGGTGAAGGAGGCGCTGGCGCGCAATGCCGCCAGCGTTATGCTCGCGCACAACCACCCTTCCGGCACGCCGGATCCTAGCGAGTCCGATCTGCTGCTGACGCGGGCGCTGGTGCAGGCGCTAGGGTTGGTGGACATCCGCATTCTCGACCACTTTGTTGTCGCTGGCCATCAGGTGCATTCGTTTGCCGAGCATGGGCAGATGTGA